One genomic segment of Theobroma cacao cultivar B97-61/B2 chromosome 6, Criollo_cocoa_genome_V2, whole genome shotgun sequence includes these proteins:
- the LOC18596319 gene encoding uncharacterized protein LOC18596319, producing MSKSPVHPKHETSDYACYEFDPQVNFSQFLEEARQHARDINFQRSSSCSEEVGKKRFGGEKKSKKSWKNSLFSWWKIDRKSKPSPDPVDGLHISKPTKGYGSGPLCGTARGVDTRRRRPSSGPVSILFHSTRKVENEVPYMCLDQPNDPYQINAYGPVYLVT from the exons ATGAGCAAATCTCCAGTACATCCGAAACATGAGACAAGTGATTATGCTTGCTATGAATTTGATCCTCAGGTGAACTTTTCACAG TTTCTAGAAGAAGCTAGACAACATGCAAGAGACATAAACTTCCAGCGGTCATCTTCATGTTCAGAGGAAGTGGGAAAGAAAAGATTTggaggagagaaaaagagcAAGAAATCATGGAAGAATTCTCTCTTCTCATGGTGGAAAATTGACAGAAAGAGCAAGCCTAGTCCGGATCCAGTCGATGGTCTTCATATTTCCAAGCCAACTAAAGGCTATGGTTCTGGCCCATTATGCGGAACTGCCAGGGGAGTCGACACACGGCGCCGGCGTCCATCATCAGGGCCAGTCTCCATCCTTTTCCACTCCACGAGGAAAGTAGAGAATGAGGTACCTTATATGTGCCTTGACCAGCCTAACGACCCTTATCAAATCAACGCCTATGGACCTGTCTATTTGGTGACATAG
- the LOC18596320 gene encoding RING-H2 finger protein ATL3 has translation MDKPGFDESTAVAITGKIMVIAIIVLFLVVVFVLFLHLYAKWFWWRIEEPTPPPSRRNRRRFVFAPGQDTAHPLRATKGLDPTILASLPVLMFRQEEFKDGLECAVCLSELVEGEKARLLPKCNHGFHVDCIDMWFQSHSTCPLCRNPVAAVEVENSGSVTSGDEVNANVNGHVQSPQDGLASGHSADSPSFPTNVLFWGNQTQVSSGGACLEEGASASASVSGSGSFASSSLASGSGRQEGMLVIDVPMNVNENFPEEESKSPMPTRLRSLKRLLSREKRVAPSSSGSSSVDV, from the coding sequence ATGGATAAGCCAGGCTTTGATGAATCAACAGCAGTGGCAATAACAGGGAAGATCATGGTCATAGCCATAATTGTTCTCTTCTTAGTGgtggtttttgttctttttcttcatctttatGCTAAATGGTTTTGGTGGCGCATTGAAGAACCGACTCCTCCTCCCTCACGCCGCAACCGACGCCGTTTTGTCTTTGCTCCAGGGCAAGACACTGCTCATCCTCTACGTGCAACTAAAGGCCTTGATCCCACAATTCTTGCTTCGCTTCCTGTGTTAATGTTTCGCCAAGAAGAGTTCAAAGATGGACTTGAATGTGCTGTTTGCTTGTCTGAGCTTGTAGAAGGAGAGAAAGCTAGGCTGCTTCCTAAATGCAACCACGGTTTCCATGTTGATTGTATTGATATGTGGTTTCAATCACACTCTACTTGTCCTCTTTGTAGAAATCCTGTTGCTGCTGTTGAGGTTGAGAATTCAGGTTCTGTTACGTCAGGAGATGAAGTTAATGCTAATGTTAATGGTCATGTTCAGTCTCCACAGGATGGTTTGGCTTCTGGGCATTCGGCAGATTCCCCTAGTTTTCCGACAAATGTGTTGTTTTGGGGTAATCAGACTCAGGTTAGCAGCGGCGGTGCTTGTTTGGAAGAGGGTGCATCTGCTTCTGCTTCTGTTTCTGGTTCTGGTTCTTTTGCTTCGTCTTCCCTGGCATCTGGTAGTGGTAGGCAAGAAGGGATGTTGGTGATTGATGTTCCTATGAATGTGAATGAGAATTTCCCAGAGGAGGAATCAAAGTCTCCAATGCCTACAAGATTGAGGTCTTTGAAGAGGCTTTTAAGCAGGGAAAAAAGGGTGGCTCCCAGTAGTTCAGGAAGCAGTTCTGTTGATGTTTGA
- the LOC18596322 gene encoding uncharacterized protein LOC18596322 — MPLLDIATAQPSLQSHLVPLRAQTLIQGQVLSNPWKSSQLPTRLNFHVGHLETLTQGGKLQIRAVATLEPKCSVPKEDGRNTSQLGRDSSPSSTQLESLKSGDSDEEPDEREKLRRMRISKANKGNTPWNKGRKHSAETLQRIREGTRLAMQNPKVKMKLVNLGHAQSKETREKIGIGVQMGWERRREKLMVQENCHFEWMNLIAEASRKGYLGEEELQWDSYKILAAQLTKDWLESVEERKTMPRTKGSKRAPKSLEQRRKIAAAIAAKWADPEYRKRVCSGLAKYHGTQAGAERKPKRKPTGGTQSKQSPSKRKASDTNYSSTSETISPIERLSLRRRNKPLYKDPMASSKLEMIKNIRAQRATEESRKIEAVERARLLIAEAEKAAKALEVAAVKSPVARASLIETRKLIAEAIQSIESIERGQVTSDENGGYISVDSAEPVSQVEKKTQIESENSGLSQAEQKEVNGKQNLSLSKNEEFNFPNFMFQRIVNGDNDELTSPSSNNYSLSTLNFESLIKKSDSSKHVDLLETNGIIKHERNPLPNGIKVKLKDGDVPSKPVTVTRKWVRGKLVEVTEEAS; from the exons ATGCCTTTACTAG ATATTGCCACTGCTCAACCTTCCTTGCAAAGTCATCTGGTTCCATTGAGGGCTCAAACTCTTATCCAGGGTCAAGTTTTGTCAAATCCATGGAAATCCTCCCAACTTCCTACAAGGCTAAATTTTCATGTGGGGCACCTGGAGACTCTGACTCAAGGTGGTAAACTCCAGATTAGAGCTGTTGCTACCCTTGAACCCAAGTGCTCAGTTCCAAAAGAAGATGGACGTAATACGTCACAGCTTGGCCGTGATTCAAGTCCTTCGTCCACTCAGCTTGAATCTTTGAAGTCGGGAGACTCAGATGAGGAACCGGATGAGAGAGAAAAGTTAAGACGGATGCGGATTTCTAAAGCAAATAAGGGAAACACACCATGGAACAAAGGCAGGAAGCACAGTGCCG AAACCCTTCAACGGATAAGGGAGGGAACAAGGCTTGCAATGCAGAATCCTAAG GTCAAAATGAAGTTGGTTAACCTTGGACATGCTCAGAG CAAAgagacaagagaaaaaattgGAATTGGAGTGCAAATGGGATGGGAAAGGCGCCGTGAGAAGTTAATGGTGCAGGAAAATTGCCACTTTGAGTGGATGAACTTGATTGCGGAAGCTTCTAGAAAAGGCTATTTGGGTGAGGAAGAGCTGCAGTGGGATTCTTACAAGATACTAGCTGCGCAGCTGACAAAGGATTGGTTGGAAAGTGTCGAAGAAAGGAAAACGATGCCTAGAACAAAAGGTAGCAAGAGAGCACCAAAATCCCTTGAACAGAGAAGGAAAATTGCAGCGGCCATTGCAGCCAAATGGGCTGATCCC GAATACCGTAAAAGAGTTTGCTCTGGCTTGGCAAAATATCATGGCACACAAGCTGGGGCTGAAAGAAAACCGAAGAGGAAGCCAACGGGTGGTACACAGTCCAAGCAGAGCCCCTCAAAGAGGAAAGCTAGTGACACAAACTATTCTTCTACTAGTGAGACTATAAGCCCAATTGAGCGGTTAAGTTTACGAAGAAGAAATAAACCACTTTATAAGGATCCTATGGCAAGTTCCAAACTTGAGATGATAAAGAACATCAGAGCACAAAGAGCAACAGAAGAATCCAGGAAAATAGAAGCTGTTGAACGAGCAAG ACTTTTAATTGCTGAAGCTGAGAAGGCTGCGAAAGCCCTCGAGGTTGCTGCAGTGAAGAGCCCTGTTGCTCGAGCTTCCCTCATTGAAACCAGAAAGCTTATAGCAGAAGCAATTCAATCAATTGAATCCATTGAGAGAGGACAGGTTACATCCGATGAGAATGGTGGATATATTTCTGTTGACTCAGCTGAACCAGTTAGCCAGGTTGAAAAGAAAACGCAAATCGAATCTGAAAACAGTGGTTTGAGCCAAGCAGAACAGAAAGAAGTAAATGGGAAGCAAAACCTTTCATTAAGTAAGAATGAGGAGTTTAATTTCCCTAACTTCATGTTCCAGAGGATAGTGAACGGTGACAATGATGAACTTACTTCTCCGAGCTCGAATAATTATAGTTTATCAACTCTCAACTTTGAAAGTTTAATTAAGAAGTCTGATTCATCTAAACATGTTGACCTGTTGGAAACAAATGGGATTATCAAACATGAGAGGAATCCTCTACCAAATGGAATCAAAGTTAAGCTGAAGGATGGTGACGTGCCCTCTAAACCAGTTACTGTAACTAGGAAATGGGTCCGTGGTAAGCTTGTTGAAGTGACTGAAGAAGCTTCATAA